AGTCTTTATAAAATCTTTATAGCTTACATCCATCTTTTAACAGCATCTTTATAAACCTAAGAATAAGTTTGAATCAAAAATTTATGCGACTCGGAAACATCAAAACAACAATGGATTATTATATCCAAATTGATTTGAAGAAAATGGAAAAAGAAATAAACGAAAAATTGACATCGAACTTGACTTAAATTTCAGAGTCTGATAGGTGCTTGTAGACAATTGTAGACAATTAAAAGAAGTGAGCGAAATAAAAAGGCTTCCAATCCTTAGATTTGAAGCCTTTTTCGTGGGCCCAGATGGACTTGAACCACCGACCCTCTGATTATGAGTCACAAGGATTCTTCTCTTTCCTTCCCTTTTGTAGCCTTTTTTCTGTAGTCGCTACACACTCGCTACAACCTCTAAGGAGGTTACTAATATGTTTCTGTCAAAAGACTCTAAATCGCCATTCTATCAAATCACCTATTTTGTCGAGGGTAAGCGAACCAAAAAATCCACCAAAACAACCGACCTGAACGAGGCAAGAAAATTCTTAGCTTCATTCAGCATTCCGGTAAAAATCAATAATGTAGTTTATGAAGCTAACAACTCCATACTATTGGAAGATTTCAAAATGAATATGTTGGCTTTACCAAACTCTCAAAATCAAAATACTATGTTACCCGCTCGATTGAACCCGCTTTCAAATTCTTCATTCAACATTGCGGAAATATTCTTCTCTCCGAAGTCACCACTCGCCACATAGATAACTTCATTATGTCCACCTACCAAAGAACCCAATCAGGCGCAGCCCTTTATTACCGCACTCTCAAAGCTGCTTTCTCAAAAGCTGTTGTTTGGAATCTCCTGCAGGAAAATCCATTCAAGAAAATCAAAGCACCTAAAGTAAATAAATCAGTTCCGCAGTTTATCACAGAAGAACAACTCAATTTAATCCTTGATAAAACAGATCGTCAATTTCTAAAGGATATTTTCACAACCGCTTTCTTTACCGGTATGCGGCTTGGCGAGCTTCTCAATATGCGTTCAAGTTGGATTGACTTCACTCATAATATTATCATAACCAAAAACTCAACCACCTTCACAACCAAAAGCAAAAAAGAAAGAATTATTCCCATTCACCCAAAAGTTTTATCAATACTACTAAAGCTAAACAAAACTCATCAATTGCTGAAGATTTTATTTTCAGTCACAATCAAAATATTAAATTCAATGAAGATTTTGTAAGCAAGCAATTTAAAAAAGCCGTTCGCGCCGCGAAGCTAAACGATCAAATTCACCTCCACACCTTGCGCCATAGCTTTGCAAGTAACTTAGTTCAAAAGGGCTTCTCTTTATGTAGTAAAAGAATTACTCGGTCACGAAGATATTAAAACAACTCAAATTTATTCACATTTGCAAAAGGATAATTTGATGAAAGCAATAAATTTGTTATAAATACCGTTATCAAAATTACCTAAACATCTTAAAAGGTATTCTCTTAATTATTTTTATTTAATAAAAATTCATAAATTATCAATTCATATAATCAACTCGGTTTATAATAAACTCTTATTACTAATCTAAATAAATTTTCCCCAGTTCATCTTATTAAAAAATATATTCATTGTTTTACGTATATTATTTTTATTGATTTTGATTATTCATAACGGACATATAATAAATTATATAAAATCTTTATAATTTTTTACATTTAACTTGTATATTATTCTTCCGTTCAAGGCGTACACAATATGTTCTCAAATGAAATAATTTAAACAATAGTTTTGAAAGCATATCAAATGTTTATTGGTGAATAGTCTTAAAAGCAAAGGGCTAATTTCTGTAAGATATTTTTAGCGAAAACATTTTAAGTTAACATTCATGACCAATTTAACAATAAAAATTAGTTTTAATAATGTTTTGTATCTAATACAAAGTCAAAGATATTTTGGAAAGCACATTCGGTTGATAAAAATCTTTATGATCTTAGTCTTGATAGATATGTAGGCAAGTGCGGTGTCATCTTACGGATAATTCTTTTCAAATAGGGCTCCTGCACTAGATTTAATTCATTCTACATTTGTTAGTAGTAAGGCAAAATTAATAGTCAGAATCAAATAATATACATAATAAGTATAATAAGTTTGGAAAATTTTACGAAAAACAATTTTGTAGTAAAAAGGTGAAAGAGTACTAATAATGAGGTGCAGATTTAATTATTCAAAAATTTATCTAAGTTATCAGATTACATTCACGTTACCGAGTTAGATACTAACCGTATAGGTCGCAAGTATCATCTAAATAATAATAAAGAAATTTTAATCGAAGATGGTAGTAAAAAAAGTTTCGACTATATTAAGAAGTGATTGGATTTTTGTAATGGGAATGACTCTCTACAAATAGAGACTGTTCCATTGATATAATTGAAAATGCTTTAGTAAACAATGCTAAATTGGTTTTTAATTTAGTTTCTTGTTCAAATTTAGCAAAGGCTCCTTAATATTGGTATTCAAGGTGTGTATCTGTTGGCTTCCAACTTTAGATATGCCAGGTAAAACTTTGGTAAAAGTTTTAAAATGAGTAGTGACAATAAGACCCCTTTGTTCCCCACATTTTAAGAATAAAAATATATCTTATAAACCCTATATCTCCGACAAATCTCTATTTCCTGAACTCTCTAAATGTTTTAGATTAACCTCATTAAAAAAACAATTTTTTGGCTTTCT
Above is a window of Ignavibacteriales bacterium DNA encoding:
- a CDS encoding tyrosine-type recombinase/integrase, which produces MNTTKAKQNSSIAEDFIFSHNQNIKFNEDFVSKQFKKAVRAAKLNDQIHLHTLRHSFASNLVQKGFSLCSKRITRSRRY
- a CDS encoding tyrosine-type recombinase/integrase is translated as MSTYQRTQSGAALYYRTLKAAFSKAVVWNLLQENPFKKIKAPKVNKSVPQFITEEQLNLILDKTDRQFLKDIFTTAFFTGMRLGELLNMRSSWIDFTHNIIITKNSTTFTTKSKKERIIPIHPKVLSILLKLNKTHQLLKILFSVTIKILNSMKIL